A genomic window from Pungitius pungitius chromosome 12, fPunPun2.1, whole genome shotgun sequence includes:
- the LOC119219849 gene encoding myeloid-associated differentiation marker homolog: protein MVDVDLRALTQPVGVLRLMATVFTCVSFSLVASAGHVSTPYWAWCMFTWCFCFFFTLLILVLEFTSVQAKLPFAWDDFTTAFAMLASLMCLSVSIMYPVFFTCQACPNQIGASVVSWVCFGAYAAEAVLTRLRPSGQNSGFLSSLPGIMKMLEAFLACLIFTSLEESQYVGSAQLQWCVAVYCLCFIFAILIILLSAGQLTSFFPFPFDKLVIVLNILAAVMYLTAMVIWPFYSLSGNKRPSNCGHLCPWDKLVVVTFMTILNVIVYTLDTAYSIRLVFCVSTQ from the coding sequence ATGGTTGATGTAGACCTGCGCGCGCTCACCCAGCCAGTGGGCGTCCTGCGCTTAATGGCGACCGTCTTCACCTGTGTGTCTTTCAGCCTGGTGGCGTCCGCGGGGCACGTTTCTACCCCCTACTGGGCGTGGTGCATGTTCACCTggtgcttctgcttcttcttcactCTTCTCATTCTCGTCCTGGAGTTCACAAGTGTCCAAGCCAAGCTGCCATTCGCCTGGGATGACTTTACCACCGCCTTCGCCATGCTGGCGAGCCTCATGTGCCTCTCCGTGTCCATAATGTACCCCGTCTTTTTCACCTGCCAGGCCTGCCCCAACCAGATCGGTGCCTCCGTGGTGTCCTGGGTCTGCTTCGGGGCCTACGCGGCCGAGGCGGTTCTGACTCGCCTGCGCCCGAGCGGGCAGAACAGCGGGTTCCTCTCGTCGCTGCCCGGCATCATGAAGATGCTGGAGGCCTTCCTCGCCTGTCTCATCTTCACGTCCCTGGAGGAAAGCCAGTACGTCGGCTCAGCGCAGCTGCAGTGGTGCGTGGCCGTGTACTGCTTGTGCTTCATCTTCGCCATCCTCATAATCCTCCTCTCCGCTGGACAGCTGACCTCTTTCTTCCCGTTCCCCTTTGACAAGCTCGTGATCGTCCTTAACATTTTGGCGGCGGTTATGTATCTGACAGCTATGGTGATCTGGCCCTTCTATAGTCTCAGTGGCAACAAGAGACCCAGTAACTGTGGCCACCTGTGTCCCTGGGATAAACTGGTGGTGGTCACCTTCATGACGATCCTCAACGTCATTGTTTACACCCTGGACACTGCCTACTCCATACGCCTTGTGTTCTGTGTCAGTACCCAGTGA